In Nematostella vectensis chromosome 3, jaNemVect1.1, whole genome shotgun sequence, the genomic window GTTTTACCGTATCAGTTCTCATTTTGCGCATCTACCCCTTGTTAATATGGAATTGATATTATTCTGTGCACTAAAATAGTTTTTTGTAAGGTATCTTCATTCGGCAGGGGAAAACTCCAGGAAGATATCTTAAGAATTCGATGTCCCCTTTAAATGacaaaaatgtaaatacaaGCTTCCTTCCAATGGTATACGACACCATCTCTTTAAAGATTTTAAGGAAAAATTGCATCTTGTTAAGAAATACGGAGCTTCTTCCGCATTTCCCAATAAAGAAGACGGCCGTGTTGAAAAAGCTCTCCAGCTAACATCAAGCAATCTAGTACTTACCTAGTGCGATTCCAACGCGGCGAATCAAGATTCATTTTCCTCCTTAATTCCTTCACAATTCCTTCGCTTGGTGTCCCTTTGAATTTTAATCGCACGGTCGCCCCTGAATGGAGGGTGGCTATGCGCTTGGAGTAGCGGTGCGATGTGTCTGGCACAAGTCCTTAAAGGTTTCGTGGCTGGAGACTTGTCTTGGACGCGCGCAGGTGGAATGTTTTGAAGTAGCGCGGACATGAATTGGCCAAGAGCCGATTGTTTATAAACAAATCTAGCTAATGACGGGTGTGCAAACCGCATGAATTCCaacctgctgtactgtacaAAGCGCGCTTTAAAAACTCAACGCGGTTAAGTAAATAGCCTCTCAAACGAATCTTGTAATGCAGCGGAATTTATTTTCCTGCGCCTGAAATCTTACTTTTCAAACGGTTTTCGCTCGCTACatccattttgttttattacccAGATTTTccacattatttattttatcgcTAAAGGCCGTATTATAATCCTTTAGCTCCTTTGCAATTAGCGAGGACAAAACTACAGTAATTGATAATAATCACGTAGTGAAATTTGCCTTTCAagtctgtttttatttgtgaaaaatCTTCCTTAATGTTCATGTTTCCCTTTGAGAAAGAAATGTTCATATTAATGTCTCTATCCCAAATAATAggtgtttttttgcagttgcTTCCTATTTTTTCTTCCCTTCGAAGATAATATAAAAAGCGTACATATCTGTTCGATCTAGACCATTTCCTGTCATATTCAGCATTTTATGATATCAGGGAACGTTAATCTTTTAGCTAAATTTCATCGTTTATTAATTGTTAATACAAACGTCTAACCACCGAGCGTGCTTGTCGCTTTGCCTTAGATGAAAATAATACCCTATAAGCGGGACCCTAATgttatacagtatatacatcTGAATATGTGCTTGAAATTCGGCGTGGTCGACCTGTGGCGTATCTACTATTCACCAATCTCACTGCGACAGCCGACAGCCTTTTGTGGAAGACGCACAGGTAGCCCGAAGCTAAATGCGTCTGTGCAAAGAGAGGAGTTTATGTCTGACCACTTTGACATTTAACGTCACTTGCAGTCGAAAAAAGTGTTTCTCTCCACCACAATCCGTCTAATCTCTAAACATAACATAACAGCACTTATAGCTTTCTGAAAATAATGTTTAGGGTGTAATGGCCCTTCCCTCATGTTATAGTATTTTTACACACTTTCTATCTCTGTAATGACCCCTCCCCTCATGTTATAGTGTTTTTACACACTTTCTATCTCCGTTCTATCTCTTATCCCAAGTTACCTTTGCAAAATAAATCGATCAGAGCATAACCTTAATAAGGCCCTAAATACGTGGGATCACTTCACCTTTCAGGAACACGTAGGACGATATCCTCGTCCTATGTTATATCGTCCTACGAAAAAGGGATTTTGAAGGTCATtcatttgtcatttttgttgcgaaaatactttttttggCTTGTGCTAGTCTTCAACGTCGCGCCTTTGCGAATGTGATCCCTCGCATAAGGAAACGCATGAGATAGAACTGCCTTCCTCGGTATGATCTTGTAATAAAACGATAACGATGTTGAGATGGTGTGCTCAGCTGTTTTTCCGTGAAAGGTGGTCCAATATTCGGATTCATTATAGATCAAAAACGAAAATGTAAATCGTAACGTAAATCGTAAACGTAAATCGTCCTCGATGTTAAATCGTAGACGATAAACGAACATCATCTACGAAAACGTAAATCGTAGGACGATATAACGTAGGAAAATGATATCGTCCTACGTGTTCCAGATAGGTGAAGTGATCCAAAACGTGGAATAACATTTAAGAATTTAAGGCTTTTATAGGACCCGCGGGAACCATGAATGATAAAAGAAGATACATTAGTGTAAAGCTAAAAGATCAGCACTACTCATAAAACAACCGTCGCTTAGCTTCATAGGCCTTACTAATTACATAATAGGGACCGGATTGTGGCCTCACAGAAACAAACTGGAAAAAGAGCCTTTTTATTCACCACCAGCACTATCACTACCCCTCACCTTTCCTTccattaccccccccccccccccctaacgGTTCACTACACTAATACACCTGatgcttttctttttttctcgccCGACATGGTATACAAGCGTGACATGGCAGTCAATCTTTTAGACTGAGGCTTATAATAAGAACCCTGCTTAAACACTAACTGAATCAAGCTCTTCCTAAACTCCGTCATTTTCATGGTGTAAATGATGGGGTTAGACAACGAGTTCCCGTAATGCAGCAACTTTGCAACGTTCAAAAACGTAATAAAACCCGAAAAGCCCGGGATAGCAGGCCAGAAGGTCACGACGATGTTCGCAACTGGAAACGGAGTCCAACTGATAATAAAAACGCTTGTGATGATGAATAGAGTGagcgataatttgttttcctgaTGCATCATCCTCCCTTGAAAGTGGCGCGCCTTGTTGGTGACCCAAACAGCCGTGTAAAACAAGCACGTGAGAAAAAGAGGTACAGTGATAGAGCACACCATCAAATACGTGAGAGTCATAGTGTCCAATAATCCAAGAGTGGTTAGAATACGCGCACTCGCGATAAAACCAGCAAAAGTCCAAGAAAGCAAGATCATGATTACGTGCGGTCGTGTTGACAGCGATCTGTATTTGAGCGGGTATCTGACGGCATAGAATCTTTCAGCCGAGATAAACATGAGGGAAGTAACCGACGTGAGCCCGAGAAAAATATCTTGGAATGTGTAAACATTACTCAGAACACTCCCAACGTCCCTTACGCAGAGAATATAAATGAATAAAGGGATGGACAAAACTCCTACTAGCCCATCAGCTACGGTCAGGTTTATCAAGAGGTAGCTACTGCGGCGATGGAACATTTTGGTGCGGTGGAAAACGGCCAGAGTCAACGAGTTCCCAACGATAGTAGCAACTGCCACAGCTGTGAAGGCAACTATCCATCCAGTCTTGTTGTAGTCTGAAGATTCTCGCGTGATGCCCGACTCGTTAGCCATAACCGACAGTCCCCAGTCTCGAACTGTAAAGAGAATGTTCCGCGGGCGTTAATGGATTATTGTTGTTCAAAAGGTTCGATTTCCTATATGTGTTTTAATGTCTGTTTAGTTTCCGATTTTGAGGTCAACCAGAGATAGATATCTCGTTGGGAAGAGATACCTTTCAGGTTTGACTTACCGCGCGCGGTACTAGGAGAGTAATTGTGCTAAAA contains:
- the LOC5513865 gene encoding trace amine-associated receptor 1, translating into MANESGITRESSDYNKTGWIVAFTAVAVATIVGNSLTLAVFHRTKMFHRRSSYLLINLTVADGLVGVLSIPLFIYILCVRDVGSVLSNVYTFQDIFLGLTSVTSLMFISAERFYAVRYPLKYRSLSTRPHVIMILLSWTFAGFIASARILTTLGLLDTMTLTYLMVCSITVPLFLTCLFYTAVWVTNKARHFQGRMMHQENKLSLTLFIITSVFIISWTPFPVANIVVTFWPAIPGFSGFITFLNVAKLLHYGNSLSNPIIYTMKMTEFRKSLIQLVFKQGSYYKPQSKRLTAMSRLYTMSGEKKRKASGVLV